One stretch of Dissulfurimicrobium hydrothermale DNA includes these proteins:
- a CDS encoding restriction endonuclease subunit S — protein sequence MKAGENITNQSIEPSGDFPVYGGNGIRGYTSGFTHQGEFILIGRQGALCGNVHLVQGRFWASEHAVVVSPYGGHDLQWFAGLLQAMNLNQYSMAAAQPGLSVERVLNLWAPVPPAEEQRRIAEYAMFATSRIRSAIAAARREIELLREYRERLIADVVTGKVDARSVKCEGGSVNEENEQGEMEWESQNEDDEAEDELEGEMREADTDEGV from the coding sequence ATGAAGGCTGGAGAAAACATCACTAACCAGTCAATCGAACCATCAGGCGATTTCCCAGTTTACGGCGGTAATGGAATTCGAGGTTACACGTCTGGCTTCACTCATCAAGGTGAATTCATATTGATTGGTCGCCAGGGGGCGCTGTGTGGCAATGTCCATCTGGTCCAAGGGCGATTTTGGGCTTCTGAGCACGCTGTCGTTGTTTCACCCTATGGTGGTCACGACCTTCAGTGGTTTGCTGGATTACTCCAGGCCATGAACTTGAATCAATATTCGATGGCGGCTGCGCAACCCGGACTTTCAGTTGAGCGTGTTCTGAATCTCTGGGCACCAGTACCGCCTGCTGAAGAGCAAAGGCGCATTGCTGAATATGCCATGTTCGCCACGTCGCGGATTAGGAGCGCCATTGCCGCCGCTCGCCGCGAAATCGAACTTCTGCGCGAATACCGCGAGCGCTTGATTGCCGATGTGGTCACCGGCAAGGTGGATGCGAGAAGTGTGAAGTGTGAAGGGGGAAGTGTGAATGAGGAAAATGAGCAAGGAGAGATGGAGTGGGAATCGCAAAATGAGGATGACGAAGCGGAGGATGAACTCGAAGGAGAGATGCGCGAGGCTGACACGGACGAGGGGGTATGA
- a CDS encoding four helix bundle protein codes for MMEKPTNIQERAFDFAVRVVKLCIHLDGQPGVPRTLSNQLLRSGTAIGANLEEGIGAQSEADYLTKVSIACKEARETLFWLKLLAATEIVPQDRLAGITDECNQLVAILTATAKHLKERRHG; via the coding sequence ATGATGGAAAAGCCCACGAACATTCAGGAACGAGCGTTTGATTTCGCGGTGCGTGTGGTGAAGCTGTGCATCCACTTGGACGGTCAACCCGGTGTTCCGCGAACCCTGTCAAACCAGTTGTTGCGCTCGGGAACCGCAATTGGCGCAAATCTGGAAGAAGGCATCGGCGCTCAATCCGAAGCAGACTATCTGACCAAAGTCTCCATCGCCTGCAAAGAGGCCCGCGAAACGCTCTTCTGGCTCAAGTTGCTGGCCGCAACAGAGATCGTGCCGCAGGACCGTCTGGCTGGAATCACCGATGAATGCAATCAACTCGTCGCCATTCTTACGGCGACGGCCAAACATCTAAAGGAGCGGCGCCATGGCTAA
- a CDS encoding type I restriction endonuclease subunit R — translation MANHTSHFTPHTSHFSETSEAGLETLICRTLTGSDCTPRPAGSSAVLAEATASYGGVGWLPGDPSDYDREYCVDLVQLTAFLRSTQPEVADALDLNNDSPTRRKFLARLQGEVSKRGVVDVLRNGIQHGPYRIELFYGTPSPGNEQARALYEQNRFTVTRQLRYSRDETQRALDLVLFINGLPVFTFELKNRLTKQTVHDAIEQYRRDRNPREKLFELGRCVAHFAVDENEVWFCTHLAGKASWFLPFNKGWNDGAGNPPNPQGLKTDYLWREILTRESLTDILENYAQLVEEKDLKTGKKRRRQIFPRYHQLDVVRKLLADAAAHGAGRRYLIQHSAGSGKSNSIAWLAHQFVRSVKGEVGSVKKTEHSPITPHTSHFIFDSIIVVTDRRILDQQIRDTVKQFAQVSATVGHAEHSGDLRRFIEGGKKIIITTLQKFPFILDEIGNEHCGRRFAIIIDEAHSSQGGRTAAKMHQALAGMDDEEDETFEDQINRLMEARKLLPNASYFAFTATPKNKTLEMFGEPDPQPDGTVKHRPFHSYTMKQAIQEGFILDVLAHYTPVKSYYKLIKKIEDDPEFDVKKAQKKLCRFVEGHEYAIRLKAEIMVDHFHEQVIAKGKIGGQALAMVVTGGIERAIQYFDAIQDYLKERKSPYRAIVAFSGEHEYGGQQVTEASLNGFPSNQIADKIREDPYRFLICADKFQTGYDEPLLHTMYVDKVLSGVKAVQTLSRLNRAHPQKHDTFVLDFVNDPETIRKDFEPYYRTTILADETDPNKLHDLKADLDGYQVYAPEQVDELVRLYLSDADRDQLDPILDACVAAYLEQLDKDGQIDFKGKAKAFLRTYNFLASILPYTNAAWEKLSIFLEFLVPKLPAPKEKDLSKGILEAIDMDSYRVEKQATIRIALPDANAEIEPVPTVGGGHKAEPELDRLSNIIQTFNDLFGNIVWTDADRVRKLITEEIPARVAADTAYQNACKYSDKQNARIEHDRALARVITALLKDDTELFKQFSDNESFRRWLIDTVFALTYTEPGTAG, via the coding sequence ATGGCTAATCACACTTCACACTTCACACCGCACACTTCACACTTTTCGGAAACCAGCGAAGCCGGGCTTGAAACCCTGATCTGCCGGACGCTCACGGGCAGTGACTGCACGCCCCGGCCTGCCGGTTCCTCGGCGGTCCTGGCCGAGGCGACGGCGTCCTACGGGGGTGTGGGTTGGCTCCCCGGCGATCCGTCCGATTACGACCGGGAGTACTGCGTCGATCTGGTTCAGCTTACGGCCTTTCTGCGTTCGACGCAACCGGAGGTTGCCGATGCGCTCGATCTCAACAACGACAGCCCCACGCGGCGCAAGTTTCTGGCGCGCCTCCAGGGCGAGGTGAGCAAGCGCGGGGTGGTGGACGTATTGCGCAATGGGATTCAGCACGGGCCTTACCGCATCGAGCTCTTCTACGGCACGCCTTCCCCCGGAAACGAGCAAGCGCGGGCGCTCTATGAGCAGAACCGCTTCACCGTCACGCGCCAGCTCCGCTATAGCCGCGACGAGACGCAGCGGGCGCTGGATTTGGTGCTCTTTATCAACGGCTTACCGGTTTTCACCTTCGAGCTCAAAAACCGCCTCACCAAACAGACGGTGCATGACGCCATCGAGCAGTACAGGCGCGACCGCAACCCGCGCGAGAAGCTATTTGAATTGGGCCGCTGCGTGGCGCACTTCGCCGTGGACGAAAACGAGGTGTGGTTCTGTACGCACCTTGCGGGCAAGGCGTCTTGGTTTCTGCCTTTTAACAAGGGATGGAACGACGGCGCGGGCAATCCTCCCAATCCGCAGGGGCTCAAGACCGATTACCTCTGGCGGGAGATACTCACCCGCGAGAGCCTGACCGACATCCTTGAAAACTACGCCCAACTCGTTGAGGAGAAAGACCTCAAGACCGGCAAGAAACGGCGACGGCAGATCTTCCCCCGCTATCACCAGCTCGACGTGGTGCGAAAACTTTTGGCGGACGCGGCGGCGCACGGCGCAGGGCGGCGGTATCTCATCCAGCATTCCGCCGGCAGCGGCAAGTCCAACTCCATCGCCTGGCTGGCGCATCAGTTCGTAAGAAGTGTGAAGGGTGAAGTGGGAAGTGTGAAAAAAACCGAGCATTCACCCATCACCCCTCACACTTCACACTTCATTTTCGATTCCATTATCGTAGTGACCGACCGGCGCATCCTGGACCAGCAGATCCGGGACACGGTCAAGCAGTTTGCCCAGGTGAGCGCCACGGTGGGGCACGCTGAGCATTCCGGCGACCTGCGGCGCTTCATCGAGGGCGGCAAGAAGATCATCATCACGACGCTGCAGAAGTTCCCGTTCATCCTCGACGAAATTGGCAACGAGCACTGCGGGCGCCGTTTTGCGATCATCATTGACGAGGCGCATTCGAGCCAGGGTGGCCGCACGGCAGCGAAGATGCACCAGGCGCTGGCAGGGATGGACGACGAGGAAGACGAGACCTTCGAAGACCAGATCAACCGGCTGATGGAGGCCCGAAAGCTGCTGCCGAACGCCAGCTACTTTGCCTTCACCGCCACCCCGAAGAACAAAACGTTGGAGATGTTTGGTGAACCCGACCCGCAGCCCGACGGCACGGTGAAGCACCGGCCGTTTCATAGCTACACCATGAAACAGGCCATTCAAGAAGGGTTCATCCTGGATGTGCTGGCCCACTATACACCGGTCAAGAGCTACTACAAGCTCATCAAGAAAATCGAGGACGATCCCGAATTCGACGTCAAAAAGGCGCAGAAGAAGCTGTGCCGCTTCGTCGAGGGGCACGAGTACGCCATCCGGCTCAAGGCTGAGATCATGGTAGACCACTTTCATGAGCAGGTGATCGCCAAAGGCAAGATCGGCGGCCAGGCGCTGGCCATGGTGGTGACCGGCGGCATCGAGCGCGCGATCCAGTACTTCGATGCGATCCAGGACTATCTCAAGGAGCGTAAAAGCCCCTACCGTGCCATCGTGGCCTTCTCGGGTGAGCACGAGTATGGCGGTCAACAGGTCACCGAGGCCAGCCTTAACGGCTTTCCATCGAACCAGATCGCCGACAAGATCCGGGAGGACCCGTACCGGTTTTTGATCTGCGCCGACAAGTTCCAGACCGGCTATGACGAGCCGCTCCTGCACACGATGTACGTGGACAAGGTGCTCTCCGGGGTCAAGGCGGTGCAGACCCTTTCGCGCCTCAACCGCGCCCACCCTCAGAAGCACGACACCTTCGTCCTCGATTTCGTCAACGACCCGGAGACGATCCGGAAGGACTTCGAGCCCTACTACCGGACCACCATCCTCGCCGACGAAACCGACCCCAACAAGCTACACGATCTTAAGGCCGACCTTGACGGCTATCAGGTGTACGCGCCTGAGCAAGTCGATGAACTGGTGCGGCTCTACCTGAGCGACGCCGACCGCGACCAGCTCGACCCGATCCTTGACGCCTGCGTCGCCGCCTACCTGGAGCAGCTCGACAAGGACGGTCAAATCGACTTCAAGGGCAAAGCCAAGGCGTTTCTGCGCACCTATAATTTTCTGGCTTCGATTCTCCCCTACACTAACGCCGCGTGGGAGAAGCTATCGATCTTCCTCGAGTTCCTGGTGCCCAAGCTGCCGGCACCCAAAGAGAAAGACCTCTCCAAAGGTATCCTCGAGGCGATCGACATGGACAGCTACCGGGTCGAAAAGCAGGCGACTATAAGGATCGCGCTTCCCGATGCGAATGCCGAGATCGAACCGGTGCCCACTGTGGGTGGTGGACACAAAGCCGAGCCGGAGCTGGACCGGCTTTCGAACATCATCCAGACCTTTAACGACCTGTTTGGCAACATTGTCTGGACCGACGCCGACCGGGTGCGCAAACTGATCACCGAGGAGATTCCCGCACGCGTCGCAGCCGACACCGCCTACCAGAACGCATGTAAGTATTCTGACAAGCAGAATGCCCGTATCGAGCACGACAGGGCCCTTGCTCGGGTCATCACCGCCCTACTCAAGGATGACACCGAGCTGTTTAAGCAGTTTAGCGACAATGAGTCGTTCCGTCGCTGGCTGATTGATACGGTATTCGCATTGACCTACACCGAACCTGGCACCGCGGGGTAG
- a CDS encoding tetratricopeptide repeat protein, translating into MYNGHTHGRPVMISGHDFACLAPLLIEELKTKFPFASGRAVVIQLDADCPYDEALNVEALSGRQLSRAREAIEKADAFLDRVGLKMFIPVPCEGRLSGLLVLSGIPRAVGPEEDGRILSLLKAYAKERMRTLRIETSIAPPGEPPQYLVLFLKHLFQSEKEAESSFLHLVWAKTHRSVGRSSRSRKANAGKIYDKEAILGLCARVWTDSTFEWAGGNRYEAWICLPHMDGSKLSLGLRDIVAKGRGLGLFFFNVYGHSFAGGTDPQLCLEHIKETEAAAEALGISVISSRDLEIFKKRIGIQDVTGCLAIASDICRKARNTIVAFARPVSQRLKDVHTEGLEFIEAGPDSVFIIQKSSDSDQHQAITKDLADRLLKPNLLKNGVSITLGVYKVSSRATSPLPALYAYLHAVLLGQGTSAVFDAVTLNVWGDELFSWGDLVGACRAYREGLKMDPSSSNLLNSLGVSLARLGKIKEASDAFSRAIKSSPDEFMAYYNLGGLLLDMGRAEEAEEALGEAYRLKPDDIRTAVRFAEVLLDAGKTDEAERVLRPFTNIYARQIGQEDIPAAVFRVIGRMAYNRQGGWRKAKEAWSEAVKRNPADIQSLAFLAFGYLEVEGDKDTARRFLRQVKAVDIGGRQMKRLISTIEKGIIDASIVKR; encoded by the coding sequence ATGTACAATGGACATACCCATGGGAGGCCGGTCATGATCTCCGGCCATGATTTTGCATGTCTTGCCCCCTTACTTATTGAGGAACTCAAGACAAAATTTCCATTTGCCAGCGGAAGGGCCGTTGTCATACAGTTAGATGCAGATTGCCCATATGACGAGGCGTTGAATGTCGAGGCCCTTTCCGGACGACAGCTTTCAAGGGCCAGGGAGGCCATTGAAAAGGCCGATGCCTTTTTGGACAGGGTGGGGCTCAAGATGTTCATCCCTGTACCGTGTGAAGGTCGGCTATCAGGCCTTTTGGTCCTTTCCGGGATACCAAGGGCGGTCGGCCCTGAAGAAGACGGGCGTATCCTGTCTCTTTTGAAGGCATATGCCAAGGAAAGGATGAGGACGCTTCGTATCGAGACCTCGATCGCCCCTCCCGGGGAGCCGCCGCAATACCTCGTCTTATTTCTCAAACACCTGTTTCAGTCTGAGAAGGAGGCGGAGTCGTCGTTTTTGCATCTAGTATGGGCAAAGACCCATAGAAGTGTGGGCAGGTCTTCTCGGTCCAGAAAGGCCAACGCCGGAAAGATATACGACAAAGAAGCCATACTTGGGCTTTGCGCCAGGGTTTGGACTGATTCGACGTTTGAGTGGGCGGGGGGCAACCGTTATGAGGCCTGGATATGCCTGCCTCACATGGATGGTTCAAAATTGTCCCTTGGGTTGAGAGATATTGTAGCCAAGGGGAGGGGGTTGGGCCTCTTTTTCTTTAACGTTTATGGGCATAGCTTTGCCGGCGGGACCGACCCTCAGCTGTGTCTGGAGCATATCAAGGAGACCGAGGCGGCTGCCGAGGCACTCGGTATATCGGTTATCTCTTCCAGAGATCTTGAGATCTTTAAAAAAAGGATAGGGATACAGGATGTCACCGGATGTCTCGCCATCGCAAGCGATATCTGTAGAAAGGCGAGGAACACCATAGTGGCGTTTGCAAGGCCTGTATCTCAGCGCCTAAAAGACGTGCATACGGAAGGGCTTGAATTTATAGAGGCAGGGCCTGACAGTGTATTTATCATTCAAAAATCGTCTGATTCGGATCAACATCAGGCCATCACTAAGGATTTGGCAGACAGGCTCCTGAAGCCTAACTTGTTAAAGAACGGCGTGTCTATTACGCTTGGTGTGTATAAAGTCAGCAGCAGGGCCACCTCGCCGTTGCCAGCTTTATATGCCTATTTGCATGCCGTCCTTCTTGGTCAAGGGACATCAGCTGTATTCGACGCCGTGACGTTAAATGTGTGGGGTGATGAACTCTTTTCGTGGGGTGACCTCGTTGGCGCATGCAGGGCTTATAGAGAAGGGCTCAAGATGGATCCCTCAAGCTCCAACTTGTTGAACAGCCTCGGCGTATCCCTTGCAAGGCTTGGGAAGATCAAGGAGGCCTCGGATGCCTTTTCAAGGGCCATAAAGTCTTCTCCAGATGAGTTCATGGCATACTACAACCTTGGTGGATTACTCCTTGACATGGGTAGGGCTGAAGAGGCCGAAGAGGCCCTTGGTGAGGCTTATAGACTTAAACCGGATGATATACGGACGGCTGTGCGGTTTGCAGAGGTCCTGCTTGACGCCGGCAAGACGGATGAGGCCGAAAGGGTGCTCAGACCGTTTACCAATATTTATGCGCGGCAGATAGGACAGGAGGACATCCCGGCCGCTGTGTTTAGGGTCATTGGCAGGATGGCTTATAACAGGCAGGGCGGATGGCGGAAGGCGAAAGAGGCATGGTCTGAGGCGGTGAAGCGCAATCCGGCAGATATTCAATCCCTTGCCTTTCTTGCCTTTGGTTATCTCGAAGTGGAAGGCGACAAGGATACAGCCAGGCGTTTTCTGAGACAGGTAAAGGCCGTTGATATCGGCGGTCGTCAGATGAAGAGGCTTATATCTACCATAGAAAAGGGGATTATAGATGCATCCATAGTGAAAAGATAA
- the selA gene encoding L-seryl-tRNA(Sec) selenium transferase, giving the protein MDDLPVGAPHGLKLRAARETAASLREVILAGGFTDGQDILDPEHIKRLLYLKFDALNRPSLRPVVNATGVVVHTNLGRSLLPRCIFKDLLEIAGRYSNLEYNLDSGGRGNRYSHVEDLLCELTGAEAALVVNNNAAAVLIILETLAKGKEVVVSRGELVEIGGSFRIPDVMSRSGAILKEVGTTNKTHLKDYESAIGPDTALLLKVHQSNFSIIGFTKSVPITELTELGSRCGISVYEDLGSGVLIDLSRYGLMHEPTVQEALKAGVSVVSFSGDKLLGGPQAGIIVGRKEIIEKIKANPLNRAVRIDKLTLCALEGVLRLYRDPEKAVKTIPTLDFLTQDLRAIQTRAKRLLASLKALKIDGLGLGLKETISMAGGGSLPLERLRSVAVTVKTSMGLASIADMERLLRKNDPPVIVRTEDDAILMDARTILPDDIPIITTAVSKACCAAADDVPLGVAEA; this is encoded by the coding sequence ATGGATGATTTGCCTGTCGGCGCACCGCACGGTCTGAAACTGAGGGCGGCGAGGGAGACGGCTGCAAGCCTTAGAGAGGTTATTCTTGCAGGAGGTTTTACAGACGGGCAGGACATCCTTGATCCGGAACATATAAAACGGCTCCTGTATTTAAAATTCGATGCACTAAATAGGCCATCTCTTCGTCCGGTTGTAAACGCCACAGGCGTGGTCGTGCATACAAATCTAGGTAGATCGCTCCTGCCGCGGTGCATATTCAAAGATCTCCTTGAAATAGCTGGCCGTTATTCAAATCTAGAATATAATCTCGACAGCGGCGGGCGTGGAAATAGATACAGCCATGTGGAAGACCTGCTCTGTGAATTGACAGGGGCTGAGGCCGCTCTCGTTGTAAACAACAATGCGGCAGCGGTATTGATCATCCTTGAAACGCTTGCCAAGGGAAAGGAAGTGGTCGTCTCCAGAGGGGAACTGGTGGAGATAGGCGGCTCTTTCAGGATCCCTGATGTCATGTCCAGAAGCGGGGCCATCTTAAAAGAGGTCGGTACGACCAATAAGACCCACCTTAAGGACTACGAATCAGCCATAGGGCCGGACACGGCTTTGCTGTTGAAGGTCCACCAGAGCAATTTCAGCATCATCGGCTTTACAAAATCTGTTCCAATTACTGAGTTAACTGAGCTTGGCAGTAGATGCGGGATCTCGGTCTATGAAGACCTCGGGAGCGGCGTCTTGATAGACCTTTCACGATACGGACTCATGCACGAACCAACCGTTCAGGAGGCGCTTAAGGCCGGTGTATCTGTGGTGAGCTTCAGCGGGGATAAGCTCCTTGGAGGCCCGCAGGCCGGGATCATCGTAGGCAGGAAGGAAATAATAGAGAAGATAAAGGCGAATCCGTTGAATAGGGCGGTAAGGATAGATAAGCTCACGCTTTGCGCCCTTGAAGGCGTTTTAAGGCTCTATCGTGACCCAGAAAAGGCCGTAAAGACTATTCCAACACTTGATTTTCTTACCCAGGACCTGCGTGCGATACAGACCAGGGCAAAAAGGCTCCTTGCCAGCCTGAAGGCACTGAAGATAGACGGCCTTGGTTTGGGCTTGAAGGAGACTATTTCAATGGCCGGTGGAGGGTCGCTACCGCTTGAAAGGCTGAGGTCTGTGGCGGTGACAGTCAAGACTTCGATGGGCCTTGCCTCAATTGCGGATATGGAGAGGCTTTTGAGAAAAAACGACCCGCCTGTCATTGTGCGGACGGAAGACGATGCCATACTCATGGATGCAAGGACCATCCTGCCCGATGACATTCCTATCATAACAACTGCTGTCAGCAAGGCATGCTGCGCAGCGGCGGATGATGTGCCGTTAGGTGTAGCCGAGGCTTAG
- a CDS encoding NifU family protein, with amino-acid sequence MKEKVKAAMDKVRPMLQRDGGDVELVEIDEASGVVKVRLTGACKGCPMSQMTLKAGIERFLKGEVPEISSVQAV; translated from the coding sequence ATGAAAGAAAAGGTCAAGGCTGCAATGGATAAGGTGCGCCCAATGCTTCAAAGAGACGGTGGTGATGTAGAGCTTGTAGAGATAGATGAGGCAAGTGGAGTGGTAAAAGTGAGGCTCACAGGGGCATGTAAGGGCTGCCCGATGAGCCAGATGACGCTCAAGGCCGGAATAGAGCGTTTCCTTAAGGGCGAGGTGCCTGAGATATCATCGGTTCAGGCCGTTTAG
- the pyrE gene encoding orotate phosphoribosyltransferase codes for MKDERERLLEIIVRHSYKEGIFKLTSGKESAFYIDCKQTTLSPEGAYLCGRLMFRHIAGSKPPICGVGGMTLGADPLVTAVSLVSFLEKRPIPAFIIRKEPKGHGTGSWIEGKANIPRGSMVALVEDVVTTGGTLIKAIERTRGEGYEIGQVIAIIDREEGGREALLRLGFKLLSLFNRKEIIDAARSMK; via the coding sequence ATGAAGGACGAAAGAGAAAGGCTTTTGGAGATAATTGTTAGACATTCATATAAAGAGGGTATATTCAAACTTACATCCGGAAAGGAGAGTGCTTTTTATATAGATTGCAAACAGACGACCCTTTCGCCTGAAGGGGCGTATCTCTGCGGCAGGCTCATGTTCAGGCATATCGCAGGTTCAAAACCACCGATTTGTGGGGTCGGCGGCATGACCCTTGGGGCCGATCCACTCGTAACCGCGGTCTCGTTGGTGAGCTTTCTTGAGAAAAGACCCATCCCGGCCTTTATCATCCGCAAAGAGCCAAAGGGGCACGGGACTGGGTCATGGATAGAAGGCAAGGCCAACATACCCAGGGGTTCTATGGTGGCCCTGGTGGAAGATGTGGTAACAACAGGCGGTACGCTGATAAAGGCCATTGAAAGGACGCGCGGAGAGGGTTATGAAATCGGACAGGTTATAGCCATAATCGACAGGGAGGAAGGGGGCAGGGAGGCCCTTTTAAGGCTAGGTTTTAAGCTTTTATCCCTGTTCAACCGCAAAGAAATCATCGATGCAGCAAGGTCGATGAAATAA
- the purB gene encoding adenylosuccinate lyase, with protein MIERYSRPRMAALWSQENRYKTWLEVEVLAAEAWAEIGVVPGEAAKEIREKAAFDPKRIEEIENETRHDVIAFLTNVAEYVGPAGRYLHLGLTSSDMLDTASAVIYRQALNIIIEDLDLLMEAIKRRAIEHKYTVMIGRSHGIHAEPITFGLKLAIWYDEMVRNRRRLENARDVISFGKLSGAVGTFANIDPRVEAYVCERLGLTPAPASNQIIQRDRYAEVFCALAILASSVEKMATEIRHLQRTEVLEAEEYFSKGQKGSSAMPHKRNPILSENLCGLARLVRSYALPALEDVALWHERDISHSSVERVIGPDAFITADFMLGRMTGLIEKLVVYPENMQKNLDLLKGLIFSQRVMLALVEKGMGREEAYKVVQAQAMEVWAGRVEFKELLLKDDMVLKYLAPSEIEALFDLGYHTKHVDDIFGRVFGEIT; from the coding sequence ATGATCGAACGTTATTCAAGGCCCAGGATGGCGGCGCTTTGGAGCCAAGAAAACAGATACAAGACATGGCTTGAGGTTGAGGTATTGGCGGCTGAGGCCTGGGCGGAGATTGGGGTTGTTCCTGGGGAGGCGGCTAAGGAGATAAGGGAAAAGGCGGCTTTTGACCCAAAGCGGATTGAGGAGATCGAGAACGAGACCAGGCACGATGTCATAGCATTTTTGACTAATGTAGCTGAATATGTCGGTCCGGCTGGGCGTTATCTCCATTTGGGACTTACATCATCCGACATGCTCGATACAGCTTCAGCAGTTATCTATCGGCAGGCACTCAACATAATAATCGAAGACTTGGACCTCCTTATGGAGGCCATAAAAAGGCGCGCTATCGAACACAAATATACAGTTATGATAGGCAGATCCCACGGTATTCACGCCGAGCCTATCACCTTTGGGCTGAAGCTTGCGATCTGGTATGATGAAATGGTGCGGAATAGAAGGCGCCTTGAGAATGCCAGGGATGTTATCTCCTTCGGCAAGCTGTCGGGGGCGGTCGGCACCTTCGCAAATATTGATCCAAGGGTAGAGGCATATGTGTGTGAACGTCTCGGTCTGACACCTGCCCCGGCCTCGAATCAGATAATCCAAAGAGATAGGTATGCCGAGGTCTTCTGTGCCCTGGCCATACTTGCAAGTTCAGTTGAAAAGATGGCGACAGAGATACGCCATCTTCAGCGTACCGAGGTCCTTGAGGCCGAAGAATATTTCAGCAAGGGTCAAAAAGGTTCCTCGGCTATGCCCCACAAGAGAAATCCTATTCTTTCTGAAAACCTCTGCGGCCTTGCGCGTCTTGTCCGTTCCTACGCCTTGCCGGCGCTTGAAGATGTAGCCCTCTGGCATGAAAGGGACATCAGTCATTCCTCTGTCGAGCGGGTCATAGGCCCTGATGCATTCATTACGGCAGACTTCATGCTTGGCCGCATGACTGGTTTGATAGAAAAACTAGTGGTCTATCCGGAGAATATGCAGAAGAACCTTGATCTTCTGAAAGGCCTCATCTTCTCGCAAAGGGTTATGCTCGCCCTGGTCGAAAAGGGGATGGGCAGGGAAGAGGCCTACAAGGTCGTTCAGGCGCAGGCGATGGAGGTGTGGGCAGGTAGGGTTGAGTTCAAAGAGCTTCTTCTGAAAGACGACATGGTTTTAAAATATCTGGCACCGTCTGAGATAGAGGCCCTTTTTGACCTGGGCTATCATACAAAACACGTTGACGACATATTTGGCCGCGTATTCGGGGAAATAACATGA
- a CDS encoding DegT/DnrJ/EryC1/StrS family aminotransferase — protein MKFIDLNRQYEAYKGEIDEAVHSVLESGQFILGEVVERLEAVLAGYVGVRHAIGVSSGTDALVLALMACGVGPGDEVVTTPFSFIATAEAVSLVGARPVFVDIDPITYNMDPQAFKKILDARSRSGSMPRCVIPVSLFGQCPDMDEINDIAKTYGLHVIEDACQSFGARYKGRMSCAVSEIGVTSFFPSKPLGAYGDGGMLFTDDDEIARMCISLRVHGQSRRYIHEKIGLNARLDAIQAAILLVKFSHLEEELKKREEAAGFYTEGLKEIMPYITPPKVAGGRTCVFAQYTVRVKGNLRDEVARFLEVHGVPTAVHYPRPIHLQPAFKYIGLPQGPFPHAEEASREVLSLPMHPFIKREEQETVLAALREALSSLVL, from the coding sequence ATGAAATTCATCGATCTAAACAGACAATATGAGGCATATAAAGGCGAGATAGACGAGGCGGTCCACAGCGTCCTTGAAAGCGGCCAGTTTATCCTTGGTGAGGTGGTGGAAAGGCTTGAGGCCGTTCTTGCCGGATACGTAGGGGTACGCCATGCAATCGGCGTGAGCTCTGGTACCGATGCCCTTGTTTTGGCACTTATGGCCTGTGGCGTCGGTCCTGGGGATGAGGTCGTCACGACGCCTTTTTCATTCATAGCGACCGCAGAGGCCGTAAGTCTTGTAGGCGCAAGGCCGGTATTTGTCGATATCGACCCTATTACCTACAATATGGATCCGCAGGCCTTTAAAAAGATATTGGATGCCAGATCGCGCAGCGGGTCAATGCCTCGTTGCGTCATCCCTGTAAGTCTGTTCGGCCAATGTCCTGATATGGATGAAATAAATGACATTGCAAAGACTTATGGCCTGCATGTAATAGAAGATGCCTGCCAATCCTTCGGCGCCCGCTATAAAGGTCGCATGTCCTGTGCCGTATCAGAGATTGGCGTTACGTCCTTTTTTCCATCCAAGCCCCTTGGTGCCTATGGAGATGGCGGGATGCTCTTTACGGATGACGACGAGATTGCAAGGATGTGTATTTCGCTCCGAGTGCATGGGCAAAGCAGGCGTTATATACATGAAAAAATAGGTCTAAACGCCCGTCTGGATGCAATTCAGGCCGCTATACTTCTGGTAAAGTTCAGTCATCTCGAGGAAGAATTGAAAAAGAGGGAGGAGGCTGCCGGATTTTATACCGAAGGGCTCAAAGAGATCATGCCTTATATAACGCCTCCAAAGGTTGCAGGAGGCAGGACCTGCGTCTTTGCCCAGTACACCGTTCGGGTAAAGGGAAACTTAAGGGACGAAGTGGCCAGGTTCCTAGAGGTGCATGGCGTGCCGACCGCTGTCCATTATCCAAGACCAATTCATCTCCAACCTGCCTTCAAGTATATAGGGCTGCCTCAAGGACCTTTCCCGCATGCCGAAGAGGCTTCTAGAGAGGTGCTCTCTCTTCCTATGCACCCATTCATAAAAAGAGAGGAGCAGGAGACAGTGCTTGCTGCCCTCAGAGAGGCCTTAAGCAGCCTTGTTTTGTAA